A window from Sinorhizobium fredii encodes these proteins:
- a CDS encoding adenylate/guanylate cyclase domain-containing protein gives MERKLAVILAADVAGYSRLVAANEEGVLEQLRTYGSIVADLVGEHGGRIFASAGDSVVAEFQSAVQGARAAVAIQRILRRRNADLAPDRRMEFRIGLHLGDVVVEGTNLLGDGVNVAARLQEVAQPGGICVSGALRDQIEGKLGSPMVRLGDRKLKNIPRPMAVFGLDWRPEDSAEAAVLGGPLTLPDKPSIAVLPFVNMSGDPEQEYFADGLTEDIITALSLYRWFFVVARNSSFAYKGRAIDAKQIGRELGVRYIVEGSVRKAGTRLRVSGQLVETNTGVHLWAQRYDREIGDIFAIQDELAQSIVGAIEPEILIGESRRALSCGTDNLDAYECHMRGTWLHNAQDTAEHFKEAIAWHRRAIALDPDFGRAHMMLARALYAQCFHGFSAAVDRDGAELRAAAERAVALDDRDPYSHYAMCLAHFVGQRAHAAVAEAQRAVDLNPNLALAHLGLGWARIYTGQCAEALDSLHTALRLSPHDPLTYLFLDRLALAHYHLANYDEALRSSERGVSLRRGYFSRVVLLAILGQLGRNQEARALIPDIMANVTTNLAHYWRMLTPYAEPAQYEHFLDGLHKAGLAVVR, from the coding sequence GTGGAACGCAAGCTCGCAGTGATCCTTGCCGCTGACGTGGCCGGCTACAGCCGGCTCGTCGCTGCGAACGAGGAAGGCGTCCTCGAGCAGCTGCGGACTTATGGGTCCATCGTCGCCGACCTTGTGGGCGAGCACGGCGGGCGCATATTCGCATCCGCCGGCGACAGCGTCGTGGCAGAGTTCCAGAGCGCCGTGCAAGGGGCGCGCGCCGCCGTTGCGATCCAGCGGATATTGAGGCGCCGCAATGCCGATCTTGCGCCGGATCGGCGAATGGAGTTCCGCATCGGCCTCCATCTCGGCGACGTCGTCGTGGAAGGCACCAATCTGCTCGGCGACGGCGTCAACGTTGCGGCGCGGCTGCAGGAGGTTGCACAGCCCGGCGGTATCTGCGTTTCGGGCGCATTGCGCGATCAGATCGAGGGCAAGCTCGGCTCTCCAATGGTCCGGCTGGGCGACCGCAAGCTCAAGAACATCCCCCGGCCGATGGCGGTCTTCGGACTCGATTGGCGTCCGGAGGACTCGGCCGAGGCGGCCGTACTGGGCGGCCCGCTTACGCTACCGGACAAGCCGTCGATTGCGGTACTTCCCTTCGTCAACATGTCGGGCGACCCGGAGCAGGAATATTTCGCCGACGGTCTGACAGAAGACATCATCACGGCGCTTTCACTTTATCGCTGGTTCTTCGTGGTCGCTCGAAACTCCTCGTTCGCCTATAAGGGGCGCGCCATCGACGCAAAGCAGATCGGTCGTGAGCTCGGCGTGCGCTACATTGTGGAGGGGAGCGTGCGCAAAGCGGGTACCCGCTTGCGCGTCTCCGGCCAACTTGTCGAGACGAACACCGGCGTACACCTCTGGGCACAGCGCTATGACCGCGAGATCGGCGACATTTTTGCCATTCAGGACGAGCTCGCCCAGAGCATCGTCGGCGCCATCGAGCCCGAAATCCTAATTGGCGAAAGCCGCCGCGCGCTGTCGTGCGGAACGGACAATCTCGACGCCTACGAATGCCACATGCGCGGCACGTGGCTGCATAACGCGCAGGACACCGCCGAGCACTTCAAGGAAGCGATCGCCTGGCATCGTCGGGCGATTGCTCTCGATCCAGACTTCGGTCGAGCGCACATGATGCTTGCCCGCGCGCTATATGCACAATGTTTCCATGGTTTCAGCGCCGCCGTCGATCGCGATGGTGCCGAGCTCCGAGCCGCGGCCGAGCGCGCTGTCGCCCTGGATGATCGCGATCCCTATTCCCACTATGCAATGTGTCTTGCCCATTTTGTCGGGCAGCGGGCACACGCGGCGGTCGCCGAGGCGCAGCGCGCGGTCGACCTCAATCCGAATCTCGCGCTCGCTCATTTGGGCTTGGGATGGGCCCGGATCTACACTGGTCAATGCGCAGAAGCGCTCGATTCCCTTCACACGGCACTAAGGCTCAGCCCGCACGATCCGCTGACGTATCTGTTTCTCGATCGGCTCGCGCTCGCGCATTACCATCTCGCCAATTACGACGAGGCGTTGCGGTCTTCGGAACGAGGGGTTTCGCTCCGCCGGGGATACTTTAGCCGGGTCGTGCTGCTGGCCATCCTAGGCCAGCTTGGCCGCAACCAGGAAGCACGTGCCCTGATTCCGGACATCATGGCGAACGTGACGACCAACCTCGCACACTACTGGCGGATGCTGACTCCGTATGCAGAACCAGCCCAGTACGAGCACTTCCTCGATGGATTGCATAAGGCAGGGCTGGCCGTCGTTCGTTGA
- a CDS encoding adenylate/guanylate cyclase domain-containing protein, whose translation MSETRRKLTTIFCADVQDYSRLMGADEEGTLATLKQYRDAMARLIASHGGRVVNTWGDGLIAEFPSVVEAVRSAVDVQSELAGLNAGLPSAARMFFRIGINLGDVIAEGNDIYGDGVNIAARLQASAPAGGVVISNTVYDQVRNKVAVGFDFLGQLEVKNIEGGVPSYAVRIGAGEDRAAPTADPVFGRQAQPLQPAAAAPIRRHSRAYMVLAMVAAGVVAINLLSWRGEFWAVWPLFGIGLAAALLWIRTSRVDRGFATLAVAGLAIVTINLLSWSGEFWARWPLLGLAIAAAIRWVMRGRGSVGR comes from the coding sequence ATGTCCGAAACGCGTCGCAAGCTGACAACCATCTTCTGTGCCGACGTCCAGGACTATTCGCGCCTGATGGGGGCGGATGAAGAGGGGACGCTGGCCACCCTCAAGCAATACCGCGATGCCATGGCGCGTCTTATCGCCTCGCATGGGGGCCGGGTCGTCAACACCTGGGGCGACGGGCTTATTGCCGAGTTCCCGAGCGTGGTGGAGGCGGTGAGGTCGGCCGTCGATGTCCAGAGCGAACTGGCCGGGCTGAACGCCGGGCTGCCAAGCGCGGCGCGGATGTTCTTTCGCATCGGCATCAACCTCGGCGACGTGATTGCCGAAGGCAACGACATCTACGGCGACGGCGTCAACATCGCCGCCCGGCTTCAGGCATCCGCACCCGCCGGTGGAGTCGTCATTTCCAACACCGTCTATGATCAGGTGCGCAACAAGGTAGCGGTCGGATTCGACTTTCTCGGGCAGCTCGAGGTCAAGAACATCGAGGGCGGCGTTCCGAGCTATGCGGTTCGGATCGGCGCCGGGGAAGATCGGGCCGCGCCGACGGCCGACCCCGTCTTCGGGCGGCAGGCGCAGCCGCTGCAGCCGGCCGCGGCTGCACCCATCCGCCGACATTCTCGGGCTTATATGGTGCTCGCCATGGTTGCCGCCGGTGTCGTCGCCATAAACCTTCTTTCGTGGCGAGGCGAATTCTGGGCGGTATGGCCGCTCTTCGGGATCGGGCTCGCCGCAGCATTGCTCTGGATCAGGACCTCACGGGTGGACCGCGGATTTGCCACGCTCGCCGTGGCCGGGCTCGCCATCGTCACGATCAACCTTCTTAGCTGGAGCGGAGAATTTTGGGCGCGCTGGCCGCTGCTCGGCCTGGCGATCGCCGCCGCCATTCGATGGGTCATGCGCGGACGAGGCAGCGTCGGTCGTTGA
- a CDS encoding TetR/AcrR family transcriptional regulator, whose protein sequence is MPRPKTLPNEEVLDAALNLMRKEGPDALTFAALSAACGLSPSTLVQRFVTKSGLIQAALLQAWDRLDRLTAELVAAAPKTPAGAVALLIGLSGDYGGIESYADDLLILREDLRDPLLRARGAAWRDVLSAALDERFARVPAAPTGIGLMMAAQWQGALLWWSFDPRMPVTDFVKQSLEHFVAAFTVGRETH, encoded by the coding sequence ATGCCACGCCCCAAAACTCTGCCAAACGAAGAGGTGCTCGACGCGGCCCTCAACCTCATGCGCAAGGAGGGGCCGGATGCCCTCACCTTCGCGGCCCTCTCGGCCGCCTGCGGCCTTTCCCCCTCGACCCTGGTGCAGCGTTTCGTAACCAAATCGGGCCTCATCCAGGCGGCCTTGCTGCAGGCCTGGGACCGGCTTGACCGGCTGACGGCGGAGCTGGTAGCCGCCGCGCCGAAGACCCCGGCGGGCGCCGTCGCCCTGCTCATTGGGCTCTCCGGCGACTACGGCGGCATCGAAAGCTACGCGGACGATCTCCTGATTCTCCGCGAGGACCTGCGCGACCCGCTGCTGCGCGCCCGCGGCGCGGCTTGGCGCGACGTGCTCTCCGCGGCGCTCGACGAGCGTTTCGCGCGTGTTCCGGCCGCCCCCACCGGCATCGGCCTGATGATGGCCGCCCAATGGCAGGGCGCGCTCCTCTGGTGGAGCTTCGATCCGCGCATGCCGGTCACCGATTTCGTCAAGCAAAGCCTCGAGCACTTCGTCGCGGCTTTCACGGTGGGGCGGGAAACGCATTGA
- a CDS encoding glutathione S-transferase family protein, with amino-acid sequence MALTLYLHPLASFCHKVLIALYEAGTPFEARIVDLMDPQENARYLEVWPVGKIPVLHDGAENRIVPETSVIIEYLDRHYAGQEPLIPRDDALALEARLWDRFFDLYIHVPMQKIVTDTLRASGENDRRGVADARGSLATAYDLAERQLKDRRFAIGEAFTIADCAAAPALFYAGIVQPFGDTHPNLSAYFERLLERPSFKRTLAEARPYFHMFPYKDAMPARFL; translated from the coding sequence ATGGCTCTCACTCTCTATCTCCACCCGCTCGCCTCCTTCTGCCACAAGGTGCTGATCGCGCTCTATGAGGCCGGAACGCCCTTCGAGGCGCGGATCGTCGATCTCATGGACCCGCAGGAGAATGCCCGCTACCTCGAGGTCTGGCCGGTCGGCAAGATCCCGGTGCTGCACGATGGCGCTGAGAACCGGATCGTGCCGGAAACCTCGGTCATCATCGAATATCTCGATCGCCACTATGCCGGCCAAGAACCCCTGATCCCGCGCGACGATGCGCTGGCGCTCGAGGCACGGCTGTGGGACCGCTTCTTCGATCTCTACATCCACGTGCCGATGCAGAAGATCGTCACCGACACGCTACGCGCTTCCGGCGAGAACGACCGCCGCGGTGTCGCCGACGCCCGCGGGTCGCTCGCAACCGCCTATGATCTGGCCGAGCGCCAACTCAAGGACCGGCGCTTCGCCATTGGGGAGGCCTTCACCATCGCCGATTGCGCCGCCGCCCCCGCGCTCTTCTATGCTGGCATCGTGCAGCCCTTCGGCGACACCCATCCGAACCTTTCGGCCTATTTCGAGCGGCTGCTCGAGCGCCCCTCCTTTAAGCGCACGCTCGCCGAGGCGAGACCCTATTTCCACATGTTCCCCTACAAGGACGCGATGCCGGCACGCTTTCTTTGA
- a CDS encoding ABC transporter substrate-binding protein, producing the protein MKWEWRARNLVAPAAALAVLTCAAVASAGSMDELVTAAREEGQLNVIALPRDWCGYGGIIDGFKAKYGLAVNELKPQAGSEEQIEAIKAGIGAGRERPDVIDVGISFGPPAKKDGLLQPYKVSTWDTIPDAVKDADGHWYGDYYGALVFEINADRVSTMPRDWADLASPDYRNAVALAGDLASNQAILGVYAAGLSITDRNVEEAARLGLRFFADLNSKGNFVPLVGSTDTLVDGRTPILIRWEYLALGDRDRLKGKTRIEVVRPKTGNIAGVYVQAISASAPHPNAARLWMEHLYSDEAQLAWLAGHCEPIRRADLMRKGAIPVDWRERLRQIERDRGASDPAFPSIQEQERARDVIIKGWDDIVGVKIECEPPQPDPGPIALNTNRTCQAPVPQ; encoded by the coding sequence ATGAAATGGGAGTGGAGAGCGAGAAACCTGGTGGCGCCGGCTGCGGCGCTCGCGGTCCTGACATGCGCGGCAGTGGCTTCCGCAGGCTCGATGGACGAACTGGTTACCGCCGCCAGGGAGGAAGGACAGCTCAACGTCATTGCCTTGCCCCGCGACTGGTGCGGCTACGGCGGCATCATCGATGGTTTCAAGGCGAAATACGGTTTGGCGGTCAACGAACTGAAGCCTCAGGCGGGATCGGAAGAACAGATCGAGGCGATTAAGGCGGGGATCGGGGCCGGCCGAGAGAGACCGGATGTGATCGATGTCGGCATCTCCTTCGGCCCACCCGCAAAAAAAGACGGCTTGCTGCAGCCCTACAAGGTTTCCACCTGGGACACGATCCCGGACGCCGTCAAGGATGCGGACGGTCATTGGTATGGCGACTACTACGGGGCGCTCGTTTTCGAGATCAATGCGGACCGGGTCTCGACGATGCCGCGGGATTGGGCCGATCTCGCTTCGCCTGACTACAGGAACGCAGTCGCGCTTGCCGGCGACCTCGCTTCGAACCAGGCCATCCTCGGTGTTTACGCCGCGGGCCTCTCCATAACGGACCGAAACGTCGAAGAAGCTGCGAGGCTGGGGCTGAGGTTCTTCGCCGATCTCAACAGCAAAGGCAACTTCGTTCCGCTCGTCGGTAGCACCGACACACTCGTAGACGGCCGCACACCGATCCTCATCCGCTGGGAGTATCTCGCGCTCGGTGATCGCGACCGCCTCAAGGGGAAAACCAGGATCGAGGTCGTCAGACCCAAGACGGGCAACATTGCCGGTGTCTATGTCCAGGCGATCAGTGCCTCTGCTCCGCATCCGAACGCCGCCCGGCTGTGGATGGAGCACCTCTACTCCGACGAGGCGCAACTTGCCTGGCTGGCGGGCCATTGTGAGCCGATCCGCCGCGCGGACCTGATGCGCAAAGGTGCGATACCTGTTGATTGGCGCGAGAGGCTGCGGCAAATCGAGCGTGATCGCGGCGCCTCGGACCCGGCCTTTCCGAGCATCCAGGAACAGGAAAGGGCGCGAGACGTCATCATAAAAGGATGGGACGACATCGTCGGCGTGAAGATTGAGTGTGAGCCTCCGCAGCCTGATCCCGGCCCGATCGCCTTGAATACCAACCGAACCTGCCAGGCTCCCGTTCCGCAATAG
- a CDS encoding aldo/keto reductase: MEYRLLGRSGLKVSTVTMGTMTIGGGGKFAQVGSVGVEEARRYVDLCLDAGVNLIDTADIYSTGTCEEILGEVLGGKRKNGVLLATKARFSMGPGPNDGGLSRQHLISACEASLKRLKTDVIDLYQVHEWDGQTPLEETMEALDTLVRQGKVRYIGCSNYSGWHIMKALGISALEHRQRFVSQQIHYTLEAREAEYELVPISIDQGLGILVWSPLAGGLLSGKHRRGQSPEGTRQFAGWNEPPIRDEERLWKIVDMLVAIAAERNVSPAQVALAWLIGRKAVTSVIIGGRTEAQFRDNLAAASLKLTDEERELLDAVSLPPVIYPYWHQLWTAKDRLGAADLSLLGPHV, encoded by the coding sequence ATGGAATATCGTCTGCTCGGCCGCTCCGGTCTGAAAGTCTCGACCGTCACGATGGGAACGATGACCATCGGCGGCGGCGGCAAATTCGCACAGGTCGGCAGTGTCGGGGTCGAGGAGGCGCGCCGCTATGTCGACCTCTGCCTCGATGCCGGCGTCAACCTGATCGACACCGCCGATATCTATTCGACCGGCACCTGCGAGGAAATCCTAGGCGAGGTACTGGGCGGCAAGCGCAAGAACGGCGTGCTTCTCGCCACCAAGGCGCGCTTCTCCATGGGCCCGGGTCCGAATGACGGCGGCCTGTCGCGCCAGCACCTGATCAGCGCCTGCGAGGCAAGCCTCAAGCGGCTGAAGACCGACGTCATCGACCTTTACCAGGTCCACGAATGGGATGGCCAGACGCCGCTCGAGGAAACGATGGAAGCGCTCGACACGCTCGTGCGCCAGGGCAAGGTGCGCTACATCGGCTGCTCCAACTATTCCGGCTGGCACATCATGAAGGCGCTCGGCATCAGCGCGCTGGAACACCGCCAGCGCTTCGTCAGCCAGCAGATCCACTATACGCTGGAGGCCCGCGAGGCCGAATACGAGCTGGTTCCAATCTCGATCGACCAGGGCCTCGGCATCCTCGTCTGGAGCCCGCTCGCCGGCGGCCTCCTTTCCGGAAAGCACCGCCGCGGCCAGTCACCGGAAGGCACCCGCCAGTTTGCCGGCTGGAACGAGCCGCCGATCCGCGACGAGGAACGGCTCTGGAAGATCGTCGACATGCTGGTGGCGATCGCCGCCGAGCGCAACGTCTCGCCTGCGCAGGTGGCGCTCGCCTGGCTGATCGGCCGCAAGGCGGTCACCTCGGTCATCATCGGCGGCCGCACCGAGGCGCAGTTCCGCGACAATCTCGCCGCCGCCAGCCTCAAGCTCACCGACGAGGAACGCGAACTGCTCGACGCCGTCAGCCTGCCGCCGGTCATCTATCCCTATTGGCACCAGCTCTGGACCGCCAAGGACCGGCTCGGCGCCGCCGATCTGTCGCTGCTCGGGCCGCATGTTTGA
- a CDS encoding aldo/keto reductase encodes MHYRTLGRTGLRISEIGYGAWGIGNSGWQGAKDEESARALNRAIDLGLNFIDTALGYGDGHSERLVGKLLRARSETIHVATKIPPKNRIWPARAGTPVEDGFPADHVIASTETSLRNLGIETIDVQQFHVWSDEWVGRGDWLAAVERLKRDGKIRFFGVSINDYEPHNALKLIDSGVVDTVQVIYNIFEQAPEEQLFPACERHKVGVIVRVALDEGGLTGQIRAATVFPEGDFRQNYFRGERKRDVEERVRKIVEDLEIAPDALAETALRFVLSHPAVSTVIPGMRSVRNVERNCVIGDGRGLSQAQREKLRSHRWSRNFYRD; translated from the coding sequence ATGCACTACCGAACACTTGGCCGCACCGGCCTGCGCATCTCCGAAATCGGCTACGGCGCCTGGGGCATCGGCAATAGCGGCTGGCAGGGCGCCAAGGACGAGGAGTCGGCGCGAGCCCTCAACCGCGCGATCGACCTAGGTCTGAACTTCATCGACACCGCGCTCGGCTACGGCGACGGCCACAGCGAGAGACTGGTCGGCAAGCTGCTGCGCGCACGGTCGGAGACCATCCACGTCGCGACAAAGATCCCGCCGAAGAACCGGATATGGCCGGCTCGCGCGGGCACGCCGGTCGAGGACGGCTTTCCGGCCGATCACGTCATCGCCTCGACCGAGACGAGCCTGCGCAATCTCGGCATCGAGACGATCGACGTGCAGCAGTTCCATGTCTGGTCGGACGAGTGGGTCGGCCGCGGCGACTGGCTGGCGGCGGTCGAGCGGCTGAAGCGCGACGGCAAGATCCGCTTTTTCGGCGTCTCGATCAACGACTACGAACCGCACAATGCCCTGAAGCTGATCGATAGCGGCGTGGTCGACACTGTTCAGGTGATCTACAACATCTTCGAGCAGGCGCCCGAAGAGCAGCTGTTCCCAGCCTGTGAGCGCCACAAAGTCGGCGTTATTGTCCGCGTCGCGCTCGACGAGGGCGGCCTGACCGGCCAGATCCGTGCCGCTACGGTTTTCCCGGAAGGCGATTTTCGCCAGAACTACTTCCGCGGCGAGCGCAAGCGCGACGTCGAGGAGCGCGTCCGAAAGATCGTCGAGGACCTGGAGATCGCACCCGACGCGCTCGCAGAAACAGCACTCCGCTTCGTCCTCAGCCACCCCGCCGTGTCGACAGTCATTCCCGGCATGCGCTCGGTCCGCAATGTCGAGCGCAACTGCGTGATCGGCGACGGACGCGGCCTGTCGCAAGCACAGCGCGAGAAGCTGCGGTCGCACCGATGGTCCCGCAATTTCTACCGCGACTGA
- a CDS encoding acyltransferase family protein, which produces MSTPATSGNFRPDIEGLRALAVSGVIAFHFGMTSLPGGFVGVDIFFVISGFLITRHLQQEIARSGTVDLWRFYARRARRLLPASLFAILTTLLVGYFILAPSEQQFYSKGSLFASAYMINLWLIRWTVDYFASDASNNPFIHFWSLSVEEQFYLVWPALLLILARLRPGKGGLFFLLALVAAVSFALCWHMTAVSQPWAFYFSPLRAWEFACGGLASMALPQQWARRSRFAPALGWLGLFLIVTAYLAVTEEIPFPGSIALVPVLGTVLLLLSGAHEGAAGPKSVLALRPLQEIGKLSYSLYLWHWPVIVYAGIIEPELSLVDRLLCLAVTLALSLFSYHFIENPIRHNGWLAARTGRSLGLAALLTGAGTTLAYGSAALAGYSLDGEQRQIQQSAERKSAAREFDSACVLEREAVQPKSCEFGAAKPKKTVVLLGDSHADHWSTPLKKIAERNGWRLVTYLKSSCPAADVPTWNGVLMRNYDECDAWKRRAFGEIAALKPDVVILSQYSSSYVKNDINFVSSHQMDVRDWEKGIRRSVETLERAGSDVVLLRDVPVHKSYLDKCVARALWQQKSPTVCDTPRREAVEETIPAAERKAAVETHASYVDVVDLFCNRTTCPAVVDGKLTFRDRHHIATPYAESLAPRLERAVFGGR; this is translated from the coding sequence ATGAGTACACCAGCGACTTCAGGAAATTTTCGTCCGGATATCGAAGGCCTGCGCGCCTTGGCAGTTTCGGGTGTCATCGCCTTCCACTTCGGAATGACCAGCTTGCCGGGCGGATTCGTCGGCGTCGACATCTTCTTCGTCATTTCCGGCTTTCTGATCACCAGGCACCTGCAACAGGAGATTGCGAGAAGCGGCACTGTCGATCTCTGGCGCTTCTACGCCCGCCGCGCCCGCCGGCTGCTTCCGGCCTCGCTCTTCGCCATCCTGACCACGCTGCTCGTCGGTTATTTCATCCTCGCGCCGTCCGAGCAGCAGTTCTATTCCAAGGGATCGCTGTTCGCCTCGGCCTATATGATCAACCTCTGGCTGATTAGGTGGACGGTCGACTACTTTGCCTCGGACGCCTCGAACAATCCCTTCATCCACTTCTGGTCGCTCTCGGTCGAGGAACAGTTCTATCTCGTCTGGCCCGCGCTGCTGCTGATCCTCGCGCGGCTGCGGCCGGGGAAGGGCGGTCTTTTCTTTCTTCTCGCCCTAGTCGCCGCCGTCTCCTTCGCACTCTGCTGGCACATGACGGCCGTGTCGCAGCCTTGGGCCTTCTATTTCTCGCCCCTGCGCGCCTGGGAATTTGCCTGCGGGGGGCTTGCTTCGATGGCGCTGCCGCAGCAATGGGCGCGGCGCTCTCGCTTTGCGCCTGCCCTCGGCTGGCTCGGGCTCTTTCTGATCGTCACCGCCTATCTGGCCGTGACGGAGGAAATACCTTTTCCGGGCTCGATCGCGCTCGTGCCGGTTCTCGGCACGGTGCTTCTGCTCCTGAGCGGCGCCCATGAGGGAGCGGCAGGCCCGAAGTCCGTCCTCGCGCTTAGGCCGCTGCAGGAGATCGGAAAGCTCTCCTATTCGCTCTATCTTTGGCACTGGCCGGTCATCGTCTATGCGGGCATCATCGAACCGGAGCTTTCGCTCGTCGACCGGCTTCTGTGCCTGGCGGTTACGCTCGCCCTGTCGCTCTTCAGCTATCACTTCATCGAAAATCCGATCCGCCACAACGGCTGGCTGGCAGCGAGGACCGGACGCTCGCTGGGGCTCGCCGCGTTGCTTACAGGGGCGGGCACGACGCTCGCCTATGGCAGCGCCGCCCTGGCCGGCTACAGCCTCGATGGGGAGCAGCGACAGATCCAGCAAAGCGCCGAACGCAAATCGGCGGCGCGTGAATTCGATTCGGCCTGCGTGCTCGAAAGGGAAGCGGTGCAGCCGAAGTCATGCGAATTCGGCGCCGCCAAGCCGAAGAAGACCGTCGTCCTCCTCGGCGACTCCCATGCCGACCATTGGTCGACGCCGCTGAAGAAGATCGCCGAAAGGAACGGCTGGCGGCTCGTCACCTATCTGAAGTCGTCCTGCCCGGCGGCGGATGTGCCGACCTGGAACGGCGTGCTCATGCGGAACTATGACGAATGCGACGCCTGGAAGCGCCGGGCGTTCGGCGAGATCGCGGCGCTGAAGCCGGATGTGGTGATCCTTTCGCAATATTCGTCGAGTTATGTGAAGAACGACATCAACTTCGTATCCAGCCACCAGATGGATGTGCGGGATTGGGAGAAAGGCATCAGGCGCTCGGTCGAGACGCTAGAACGCGCCGGCAGCGACGTCGTGCTCCTGCGCGACGTGCCGGTGCACAAATCCTATCTCGACAAATGCGTGGCGCGCGCCCTGTGGCAGCAGAAGAGCCCGACCGTCTGCGACACGCCGCGCCGCGAGGCGGTGGAGGAAACCATCCCCGCCGCGGAAAGAAAGGCCGCCGTGGAGACGCATGCGTCTTATGTCGATGTGGTTGATCTGTTCTGCAACAGGACAACATGCCCCGCGGTCGTCGACGGCAAGCTCACCTTCCGCGACCGCCACCATATCGCGACGCCCTACGCTGAGTCGCTCGCGCCTCGCCTGGAGCGAGCGGTGTTCGGGGGACGCTGA
- a CDS encoding PLP-dependent aminotransferase family protein — MFNWESIFATRSSRMKASEIRELLKLLDRPDIISFAGGIPDPELFPQAEFAQAYAEIFGGPAVSAALQYSVSEGYRPLREWLAKQMTALGIPATVDNIFITSGSQQGLDYLGKLFLSPKDTALVTWPTYLGALQAFNAYEPNYDQLNPGGNRTPQAYIQAAAEAGGRVKFAYLSADFANPTGETVDRAGRERVLDLAEELDIPVIEDAAYQSLRYDSEAIPPILALEIARRGDINNARTIYCGSFSKTLAPGLRVGWVCAAEPVIRKLVLLKQAADLHSSTINQMAICTVAERGFDEQVAKVHKVYKHRRDTMLAALERYMPAGVTWTKPEGGMFVWVTLPNGTDGAELLAKSIQSAKVAFVPGRAFFADGSGVNTLRLSFSCANDSMIDEGIRRLGELIRGGMAKAA; from the coding sequence ATGTTCAATTGGGAAAGTATTTTCGCAACGCGCTCCAGCCGGATGAAGGCTTCGGAAATACGCGAGCTCTTGAAACTGCTCGACCGTCCGGACATCATCTCCTTCGCCGGCGGCATTCCCGATCCCGAGCTCTTTCCGCAAGCGGAGTTCGCCCAGGCCTATGCGGAGATCTTCGGCGGGCCGGCGGTCAGTGCCGCCCTGCAATATTCCGTCAGCGAGGGATACCGGCCGCTGCGCGAATGGCTTGCCAAGCAGATGACGGCGCTCGGCATTCCCGCGACCGTCGATAACATCTTCATCACCTCCGGCTCGCAGCAGGGGCTCGACTATCTCGGCAAGCTGTTTCTCTCGCCCAAGGATACGGCGCTCGTCACCTGGCCGACCTATCTTGGCGCGCTGCAGGCCTTCAACGCCTATGAGCCGAACTACGACCAGCTGAACCCCGGCGGCAACCGCACGCCGCAAGCCTATATCCAGGCGGCAGCCGAGGCGGGCGGCCGGGTGAAGTTCGCCTATCTCTCGGCCGATTTCGCCAATCCGACCGGCGAAACGGTCGACCGCGCCGGCCGTGAGCGGGTGCTGGACCTTGCCGAGGAGCTCGATATCCCGGTGATCGAGGATGCCGCCTACCAGTCGCTGCGCTATGACAGCGAGGCGATCCCGCCGATCCTGGCGCTGGAGATCGCCCGCAGGGGCGACATCAACAATGCCCGGACGATCTATTGCGGCAGCTTTTCGAAGACGCTGGCGCCGGGGCTGCGCGTCGGCTGGGTCTGCGCGGCAGAGCCGGTGATCCGCAAGCTGGTGCTCCTGAAGCAGGCGGCCGACCTTCATTCCTCGACCATCAACCAGATGGCGATCTGCACCGTCGCCGAACGCGGCTTCGACGAGCAGGTGGCGAAGGTCCACAAGGTCTACAAGCACCGCCGCGACACGATGCTCGCGGCGCTCGAAAGATACATGCCGGCCGGCGTCACCTGGACCAAGCCGGAGGGTGGCATGTTCGTCTGGGTCACGCTGCCGAACGGCACGGACGGCGCCGAACTCCTGGCCAAGTCGATCCAGAGCGCGAAAGTGGCCTTCGTTCCCGGCCGCGCCTTCTTCGCCGACGGCTCCGGTGTGAACACTCTGCGCCTGAGCTTCTCCTGCGCCAACGACAGCATGATCGACGAAGGCATCCGCCGGCTGGGCGAGTTGATTCGCGGCGGGATGGCGAAAGCCGCCTGA